TGTTCAGTGAAGAATTTTGCCTCATGGGGATGTAGGCCAATAGTTGCCATTATATCTATGTCATCTAGTTTTAAAGTTTCTCGTTCGTCTTGCACCATTTTGACTATATCTATTGCAAGTGTTGAAGTTGCTAGATCACAACCAATTACATTTAGAGCACGAACACCGTTTGTGTAAGCACGAGTTAATTGTTCACGCGCATCATCGATTGTATCAAAATGACAATGTGTATCAAATAAGAATTCAGTCATTTTCTAAACATTCCTTTAATAGTTCTGGAAACTCTATAGTTTTCATATCTTCAAAACAAAAATGACCGTAGTTTTTGAATTCTACATATTTGATATCGTCTATTTCTTCCAAAAGCTTTTTGGCACTTACTTGTACCGATTCTTGATCATCGTCCGAATGAAAAATTGTGATTCCACATTTTGTTTGCTGTGCCAACTTGCGGTCATATTCAAAATCAAAAAAATCTTCTTTGATTTCATGAAAGGGGTCAACGTATGGTCCAACCAAAATTACTTTGTATACTTCAACATCTTTGTTTTGGCTCAACCAACGTACAATGAAACCAGCGCCGGTTGAATGCCCTACCAAAATTGTGTCTTTTCCAATATCATAACGTTCAAATTCTTTTTTCCAAAGCTCGTATTGTGGTTCAAATGCAAATGGTACTTCAGGAGTCGAGCAGTGAATATCATTTACTAATAGTGAATTTTGCAACCACCCCAACCAGTGAGCGTTACTAGCAGAGGGTTGATTTAGGTCATAGTATTCATCTTCGCCAGGACGACCGTGGAGTACAACGCAATTTTTAGCTTTCATCAGCTACAATCCTCGGGAAAAGAGACTCACCTTTTTCTAAAGGCAAACCAGCCGGCATCGAACCCCATTCTAAATCACGAGGTAGCTGGACTTTATCTATAGGTGTGTCTATGTTTAAACCTAAGCGACGCCATAATTCTTCACAAGTAGCAGGCATTGCTGGATAGGCAAACAAACATATTGCACGAAGCGCTTCTAGACAATCACCTAAAACTGCTTGAGCACCAGCCATATCTTCCTTGGCCATCTTAAATGGTTCAGTTTGTTCAATATATGAATTGCATGCACCGATTAATTCCCATATAGTTTTATGAAACTCCGAAAAATTAAATTCACCCATTAATGTTTCACACTTCTCAAAGGTCTGAGCTATTGCATTTTTTAATGGTCCATTTGCACGTTTATCAGTTGATAGTCCATCACAATATTTAATGGCCATATTTAAAACACGTGCTGTAAGGTTTCCAAAATTATTTGCTAAATCAGAATTATACCTAGCTACCATTTGCTCATAGCTAAAATCTCCATCACCACCGAAACGTTGATCGGCTACAAAGTGGTAACGATACCCATCGACACCAAATGTAGGTGTTAAATCAGATGGAACTATTTGGTTAGCTTTAGACTTACTCATTTTTTCGCCACCGACAGTTAAGAAACCATGTGCAAAAACTTGCTTAGGTGGTTCCAGTTCGGCAGCCATCATCATTGCAGGCCAATAAACAGCATGAAATCTCAAAATATCTTTACCCACAAAATGTACACCTGGCCAAAACTTTTTATATAAATCAGAATCAATATTTGGGTATTCAAGTGCAGTTATATAGTTTGTTAAAGCATCGAACCAAACATAAGTAACATGTTTTTGATCCCAAGGAATTGGAATACCCCAAGATAGAGAAGATCTAGAAATAGAAAAATCCCGCAGACCGGAATTTATAAAACTCAAAACTTCATTTCTTCGAGATAGTGGTTCTATTGCTTGTGGGTTCTCTTCATAATATTTAGCTAGACGATCTTGAAAAGCACTTAACTTGAAAAAATAGTTTTCTTCTTTTACAGTTTCTACTGGCTTGTTATGAAATTTACACAGACCATCAATCAAATCATCTTCTGTATAATATGCCTCACAAGCAACACAATATAAACCTTCATAAGTATTCAGTTCAATAAAGCCATTGTCATAAACTTTTTGCAGAAGTGCTTGCACCGCAACTTTATGTCTGGGTTCAGTCGTACGGACAAAGTCGTCATTCGAAATATTTAAATCAGACCAAGTTTCTATATAACGCTTAGAATAAAAATCTACTAATTCTTGTGGTGACATCTCTTGTTCTTGTGCCGCACGTTGAAGTTTTAGACCATGTTCATCTGTACCTGTAAGAAACATCACATCGTCGCCCAATAGTCGATGCCACCGGGCGGCCACATCAGCAGAGATTGTGGTGTATGCCCCACCCATATGTGGTGAATCGTTCACATAATATAT
The Acidimicrobiia bacterium genome window above contains:
- a CDS encoding alpha/beta hydrolase — protein: MKAKNCVVLHGRPGEDEYYDLNQPSASNAHWLGWLQNSLLVNDIHCSTPEVPFAFEPQYELWKKEFERYDIGKDTILVGHSTGAGFIVRWLSQNKDVEVYKVILVGPYVDPFHEIKEDFFDFEYDRKLAQQTKCGITIFHSDDDQESVQVSAKKLLEEIDDIKYVEFKNYGHFCFEDMKTIEFPELLKECLEND
- the metG gene encoding methionine--tRNA ligase is translated as IYYVNDSPHMGGAYTTISADVAARWHRLLGDDVMFLTGTDEHGLKLQRAAQEQEMSPQELVDFYSKRYIETWSDLNISNDDFVRTTEPRHKVAVQALLQKVYDNGFIELNTYEGLYCVACEAYYTEDDLIDGLCKFHNKPVETVKEENYFFKLSAFQDRLAKYYEENPQAIEPLSRRNEVLSFINSGLRDFSISRSSLSWGIPIPWDQKHVTYVWFDALTNYITALEYPNIDSDLYKKFWPGVHFVGKDILRFHAVYWPAMMMAAELEPPKQVFAHGFLTVGGEKMSKSKANQIVPSDLTPTFGVDGYRYHFVADQRFGGDGDFSYEQMVARYNSDLANNFGNLTARVLNMAIKYCDGLSTDKRANGPLKNAIAQTFEKCETLMGEFNFSEFHKTIWELIGACNSYIEQTEPFKMAKEDMAGAQAVLGDCLEALRAICLFAYPAMPATCEELWRRLGLNIDTPIDKVQLPRDLEWGSMPAGLPLEKGESLFPRIVADES